The following coding sequences are from one Thermogemmatispora onikobensis window:
- a CDS encoding cation:proton antiporter, which translates to MSVTSFLLLLACLLILAKCVSWICQKLSLPSVLGILTIGIIAGPSVLGWLHPNEILSTFASLGVIMLMFLAGLETDMEQMRRVQGAAFVSATCGVVVPLIAGTIFALALGHTLPVSLFIGTLLTATSVSISAQTLKEMGRLNSREGTTILGAAVIDDVLGLIVLSLVLAFTLGENPVWSILKMAAYFPIAYLLGRYGFPWLSRLLPRMLALEARLGMVLALVLLYSWAAEELGSVAAITGAYIAGLLIARTEMREWVHDGISKIGYALFIPLFFINIGIDANIASIKQVSPLLVGGLLVIAIVSKIVGCGSGAWACRFPFLDAVRVGVGMVSRGEVALITASLGLEAGLLSPSLYATVILITLVTTMITPPLLRLSYAVRIQWLSQPLLLARQWLAGASSPVPAVTAEEEE; encoded by the coding sequence ATGTCTGTTACCTCATTTCTGCTGCTGCTAGCCTGTTTACTGATTCTTGCGAAGTGTGTCAGCTGGATCTGTCAGAAGCTCTCGCTCCCTAGCGTTTTAGGCATTTTGACCATTGGGATCATTGCCGGGCCATCGGTCCTGGGGTGGCTGCATCCGAACGAAATCCTCTCGACCTTTGCCTCGCTAGGAGTCATCATGCTCATGTTTCTGGCCGGTTTGGAAACGGACATGGAGCAGATGCGCCGAGTGCAGGGAGCGGCCTTCGTGTCAGCGACCTGTGGGGTAGTAGTGCCCCTGATTGCAGGAACGATCTTTGCCTTAGCGCTGGGGCATACGCTGCCGGTGAGCCTCTTTATTGGAACACTGTTGACAGCTACCAGTGTAAGCATTTCAGCACAGACGCTCAAGGAGATGGGGCGCCTGAACTCGCGTGAAGGCACGACCATTCTGGGGGCAGCAGTAATTGATGACGTGCTGGGGCTGATTGTCCTATCGCTGGTCTTAGCGTTCACCCTTGGGGAGAATCCAGTTTGGTCCATTCTGAAGATGGCGGCCTACTTCCCCATAGCCTATCTCCTTGGTCGCTATGGCTTTCCCTGGCTTTCCCGGCTGCTTCCGCGTATGCTCGCCCTGGAAGCGCGCCTGGGGATGGTGCTGGCGCTTGTCCTGCTCTATTCCTGGGCTGCGGAAGAGCTGGGCAGTGTTGCGGCCATCACCGGGGCCTACATTGCTGGTCTGCTTATAGCGCGCACTGAGATGCGCGAGTGGGTTCATGATGGCATATCGAAGATTGGCTATGCCCTCTTCATTCCCCTCTTCTTCATCAATATCGGTATTGATGCAAATATTGCCTCAATAAAGCAGGTATCGCCTCTGTTGGTGGGCGGTCTGTTGGTCATTGCCATTGTCAGCAAGATCGTTGGATGCGGCTCGGGGGCCTGGGCCTGCCGGTTCCCCTTTCTGGATGCTGTGCGTGTAGGAGTGGGAATGGTCTCCCGTGGAGAGGTGGCGCTGATCACTGCCTCCCTCGGGCTAGAGGCCGGGCTGTTATCTCCATCGCTCTATGCCACAGTCATTCTGATTACTCTGGTCACAACGATGATTACCCCGCCGCTCCTACGCTTGAGTTATGCGGTACGCATCCAATGGCTCTCTCAGCCACTACTGTTGGCTCGTCAATGGCTAGCGGGGGCATCTTCACCAGTGCCAGCGGTCACGGCAGAGGAGGAGGAGTAG
- a CDS encoding carbohydrate binding domain-containing protein translates to MQQRLPRPIVFVVLSLFLAVALFAGWQLRQSRPAQAAGFPAHYFAPYVDTSLYPTFQLTQTAQQIGVKFYTLAFIINGGGSCQAEWNGTTPVNQGFLQSDISNLRALGGDVIVSFGGANGTELAQACSSVSSLQAQYQAVVTNYQLTHVDFDIEGAAIADSASVDRRNKALAALQAANPGLFVSYTLPVMPSGLTQDGINLLQNAIANGVNVGMVNIMAMDYGSSVPPNQMGQNAISAAQSTFNQLKSLYPNKSSAQLWAMIGVTPMIGLNDVSPEVFTLQDAQQLLSFARQNGLGELAMWSAGRDQSCPNNGAYVSPTCSGIQQQPFDFSKLFNQFTSGGTTNPTPTPTSQPATPTPTPGRTPTPTATNPTPTPSGGNLVANPGFESGSLSPWSCDAGDRVVTSPVHSGSYALQVAPSNSTTGQCTQTISVQPNHTYTLSAYVNGPYAYLGINGGASNWTSSTSYTLLSVTFTTGSSTTSVTVYVHGWYAQGTVYVDDVSLR, encoded by the coding sequence ATGCAGCAACGATTACCGCGTCCTATCGTTTTCGTTGTCCTCTCGCTCTTTCTGGCCGTCGCTCTCTTCGCCGGCTGGCAACTGCGCCAGAGTCGGCCAGCGCAGGCCGCCGGCTTCCCCGCCCACTACTTCGCTCCCTACGTGGATACAAGTCTGTACCCAACGTTTCAGTTGACGCAGACGGCCCAGCAGATCGGAGTGAAGTTCTATACGCTGGCCTTCATTATTAACGGCGGCGGCAGCTGTCAGGCCGAGTGGAATGGCACGACGCCCGTCAATCAGGGCTTCTTGCAGAGCGATATCAGCAATCTGCGTGCCCTGGGCGGCGATGTGATTGTCTCCTTCGGCGGCGCCAATGGCACCGAGCTGGCCCAGGCTTGCAGCAGCGTCAGTAGCTTGCAGGCCCAGTACCAGGCCGTGGTGACCAACTATCAGTTGACGCACGTGGATTTTGACATCGAGGGGGCGGCCATTGCCGACTCGGCCTCGGTCGACCGGCGCAATAAGGCCCTGGCCGCTCTGCAGGCGGCGAACCCCGGGCTGTTCGTTTCGTATACGCTGCCGGTGATGCCTTCGGGATTGACACAGGATGGCATCAATCTTCTGCAGAATGCCATCGCTAACGGCGTTAACGTGGGTATGGTCAATATTATGGCTATGGATTACGGCAGCTCGGTCCCTCCCAATCAGATGGGACAAAATGCCATTAGCGCCGCTCAGAGTACCTTCAATCAGCTCAAGAGCCTTTACCCCAACAAGTCGAGCGCCCAGCTGTGGGCAATGATTGGGGTGACGCCGATGATCGGCTTAAACGATGTGTCGCCCGAGGTCTTTACACTCCAGGATGCCCAGCAGCTGCTGAGTTTCGCTCGGCAGAATGGCCTGGGGGAGCTGGCAATGTGGTCGGCTGGCCGCGATCAGTCTTGTCCCAACAATGGGGCTTATGTCTCGCCAACGTGCAGCGGTATCCAGCAGCAGCCTTTTGATTTCTCGAAGCTCTTTAATCAGTTTACCAGCGGCGGCACAACGAATCCTACGCCAACCCCAACCTCTCAGCCGGCGACGCCTACTCCTACCCCTGGAAGGACCCCAACCCCGACGGCTACGAATCCTACTCCAACGCCAAGCGGGGGCAATCTGGTGGCCAATCCCGGCTTTGAAAGTGGCTCGCTCTCACCCTGGAGCTGCGACGCCGGCGATCGCGTGGTGACGTCTCCTGTTCATAGCGGCTCCTACGCTTTGCAGGTGGCACCGAGCAATTCAACAACCGGCCAGTGTACGCAGACGATCAGTGTGCAGCCAAATCATACCTACACGCTGAGCGCCTATGTGAACGGCCCCTACGCCTATTTGGGCATCAATGGCGGAGCCAGTAATTGGACGAGCAGTACGAGCTATACACTCCTCTCGGTCACGTTTACAACTGGCTCCTCGACAACCAGCGTGACGGTTTATGTCCATGGCTGGTATGCCCAGGGCACAGTTTATGTGGATGATGTGTCGCTGCGCTAG